One region of Deinococcus radiopugnans ATCC 19172 genomic DNA includes:
- a CDS encoding right-handed parallel beta-helix repeat-containing protein, protein MNCPACGSVTPPGAAACPTCGSPLGSQTLSPGTVLQGKYRLDGVLGQGGFGITYAAVQQQLGVRVAIKELFPAGTLRQGMTVRPPVTLNLAGWAQAKRDFTEEGRVLARFGHPDIVRVMDLFEEAGTAYLVMEFLEGQTLGGRIERGGALPAGEVEAVSRRVLGALGLVHGAGLLHRDLKPDNILLEQGGRVVLIDFGSARGYAQGQTVNHTRLVTPGYAPLEQYGSAARFGPYTDIYALGATLYHALTGQAPPAVTDRMLGTPLPPLPPGTPPGLRRAIERSLEIKVTDRPQTTDEVLALLAAPPAPEPVPRSPAPPAPQPASPSPAPPAPARRRAAAWPWVLAALLAGGGYAVFGGGLERFAREGTPAFTPAGAAADTAAPAQEHAAPTLTIMTVALNLHLRASPAQGATSLAVLPGGTVLQATREQGGWYEVEHAGQTGWVSAGFALPLVGEDALAELQAVAAAGGELQLERGVYLLDAPLTLEAETSLVGAGLDQTWIASSAGETVVISRETDARFQALSMLWTGRSAGRVMLAEGGQVTLRQVRLSGAVRDAEARLYGSGLWLSQGARGDLEGSYLTGNGYGLYLSEDSEVSAVGTGLSDNTLAGAIFLDDSGGRIAGSSFDRNGVHGVMVMDRAAPTLSGNQVRDNRQRGITVHGTAAPTLEDNTAEGNGFQGIGVQDDARPTVTGNTLRRNKQSGLAYFGRGGGAASENVMENNRTGVALTEFAAPTLSGNSVRGNVDAGITFADHAAGTVTENVIEANAHPGVSAWGDAQPTLSGNTIRNNKQSGIVLAERVGGMVYGNEVSGNALNGIVVTDDAAPELRENVFMENGKAGILYKRDAAGLAVANTCAGNGSDVIGLELTGAGPDLTAAGCGL, encoded by the coding sequence ATGAACTGTCCGGCCTGCGGCAGCGTCACGCCGCCCGGCGCAGCGGCCTGCCCCACCTGCGGCAGTCCGCTGGGCAGCCAGACGCTGTCACCCGGCACGGTGCTGCAGGGCAAATACCGCCTGGACGGGGTGCTGGGGCAGGGGGGCTTCGGCATCACCTACGCGGCGGTGCAGCAGCAACTTGGTGTCCGGGTGGCCATCAAGGAGTTGTTCCCGGCCGGCACCCTGCGCCAGGGGATGACCGTGCGGCCCCCAGTCACGCTTAACCTCGCCGGGTGGGCGCAGGCCAAGCGGGATTTCACCGAGGAAGGCCGCGTCCTGGCCCGATTTGGCCACCCGGACATCGTGCGTGTTATGGACCTGTTCGAGGAGGCGGGCACGGCGTACCTGGTCATGGAGTTCCTGGAAGGACAGACGCTGGGCGGCCGCATCGAGCGCGGCGGCGCGCTGCCGGCCGGCGAGGTCGAGGCGGTTTCCCGCCGGGTGCTGGGGGCGCTGGGCCTCGTTCACGGCGCCGGACTGCTGCACCGCGATCTCAAGCCCGACAACATCCTGCTGGAGCAGGGCGGCCGCGTCGTGCTGATCGACTTCGGCTCGGCGCGGGGCTACGCACAGGGCCAGACGGTCAACCACACCCGGCTGGTCACGCCGGGGTACGCGCCGCTGGAGCAGTACGGCAGCGCAGCCCGCTTCGGACCCTACACCGACATCTACGCGCTGGGCGCCACCCTGTATCACGCCCTCACGGGGCAGGCCCCGCCTGCGGTCACGGACCGGATGCTGGGAACGCCGCTGCCGCCGCTGCCGCCAGGCACGCCGCCTGGCCTACGGCGCGCCATCGAGCGCAGCCTGGAGATCAAGGTCACGGACCGCCCCCAGACCACCGACGAGGTGCTCGCTCTTCTCGCAGCGCCGCCTGCACCAGAGCCAGTTCCCCGGTCCCCAGCGCCGCCGGCCCCTCAGCCGGCCTCCCCGTCCCCGGCGCCTCCCGCTCCGGCCCGCCGCCGCGCGGCGGCCTGGCCCTGGGTGCTCGCGGCTCTGCTCGCCGGCGGCGGCTACGCGGTGTTCGGCGGCGGGCTGGAGCGCTTTGCCAGAGAGGGCACGCCGGCCTTCACGCCTGCTGGAGCAGCGGCCGACACCGCAGCCCCGGCACAGGAGCACGCAGCGCCGACGTTGACCATCATGACGGTGGCCCTCAACCTGCACCTGCGGGCCTCGCCCGCGCAGGGCGCGACCTCACTCGCCGTGCTGCCCGGCGGTACCGTGCTGCAGGCCACCCGCGAGCAGGGCGGCTGGTACGAGGTCGAACACGCCGGGCAGACCGGCTGGGTCAGCGCGGGCTTTGCGCTGCCGCTGGTTGGAGAGGACGCCCTGGCCGAACTGCAGGCGGTGGCGGCCGCGGGCGGCGAGCTGCAACTGGAGCGCGGGGTGTACCTGCTGGACGCGCCCCTGACCCTGGAGGCCGAGACCAGCCTGGTTGGAGCCGGCCTCGACCAGACCTGGATCGCGTCGTCGGCAGGCGAGACCGTCGTCATCTCCCGTGAAACAGACGCACGCTTTCAGGCGCTGTCCATGCTGTGGACGGGGCGCTCGGCGGGCCGGGTGATGCTCGCTGAGGGCGGGCAGGTCACCCTGCGGCAGGTGCGCCTGAGTGGCGCGGTCCGCGACGCTGAGGCCAGGCTTTACGGCAGTGGCCTGTGGCTCTCACAAGGCGCCCGGGGCGATTTGGAAGGCAGTTATCTCACCGGCAACGGCTATGGGCTCTATCTCAGCGAGGACAGCGAGGTAAGTGCCGTTGGCACGGGGCTCAGCGACAACACGCTGGCAGGAGCGATCTTTCTGGACGACTCGGGCGGCCGGATCGCCGGCAGTTCGTTTGACCGCAACGGGGTGCACGGCGTGATGGTGATGGACCGCGCTGCGCCTACCCTGAGCGGCAACCAGGTGCGGGACAACCGCCAGCGCGGGATCACGGTGCACGGAACCGCCGCACCCACCCTGGAGGACAACACCGCCGAGGGCAACGGCTTCCAAGGCATCGGGGTGCAAGACGATGCCCGGCCCACGGTCACCGGCAATACGCTGCGCCGCAACAAGCAGAGCGGCCTGGCGTACTTCGGGCGTGGGGGAGGCGCCGCCAGCGAGAACGTGATGGAGAACAACCGCACGGGGGTGGCCCTGACCGAATTCGCCGCGCCTACCCTGAGCGGGAACAGCGTCCGGGGCAACGTGGACGCCGGCATCACCTTCGCCGACCACGCGGCGGGCACCGTGACCGAGAACGTCATCGAGGCCAATGCCCACCCGGGAGTCTCGGCCTGGGGCGACGCCCAGCCCACCTTGAGCGGCAATACCATCCGCAACAACAAACAGAGCGGCATTGTCCTTGCCGAGCGGGTCGGGGGGATGGTGTACGGCAACGAGGTAAGCGGCAATGCGCTCAACGGCATCGTGGTGACTGACGACGCGGCCCCCGAACTGCGGGAGAACGTCTTCATGGAGAACGGCAAGGCGGGCATCCTCTACAAGCGGGACGCGGCTGGACTGGCGGTGGCCAACACCTGCGCCGGCAATGGCAGCGACGTGATCGGCCTGGAGCTGACCGGGGCCGGCCCTGACCTGACGGCGGCCGGGTGCGGGCTATGA
- a CDS encoding PP2C family protein-serine/threonine phosphatase, giving the protein MTEFPDPPVAAPDTVIDGIELAPAEPPLSAEPALPAALSLPALDIQFADAACAEQSPGAVLDDLEEEVYAITVPDASPQEGDMVAGARLGQDLGRGWFVAADPAGDGPGLLYVRPAPGWADLAPHRLLPRWTALDGAYLVPDTAGEPVTGPLPAAEALPLWTELARLVFALEKQGYALTDLEPGGLLRTAGSELRLRFPPRVARIGEEIEPLLREGYTPPEVQSGGPAQAVSGVYLLGAVLYCWLSGQPLPPEGASALTLSGLRAPGLPQLLHRALAPAAERLTPTALMDALRQLGRTPAASYRVAAATTVGLNVDRPLNEDAFGHHLRQIDAEGAQVTCLRACVADGMGGMAAGEVASRAAVEGFLASTAPDMVGWVWEANAALLQALNGQDGGCAFSGVQIEGQSLQLGHVGDTRAYHASDGEVRQLTQDHSYVAAMVANGMMTPEDAASSPERNKVLRSLGSVRQPQEYYVQTLDAPLALVPGARVLLVSDGVWGEVPEQALRDLLLTEPDTQQVVDALIDLALDAGAPDNATALLIERVR; this is encoded by the coding sequence ATGACTGAGTTCCCTGATCCCCCCGTGGCTGCGCCAGACACCGTTATTGACGGGATAGAGCTGGCGCCTGCCGAGCCGCCCCTCTCCGCTGAGCCCGCTCTTCCGGCCGCGCTGTCTTTGCCCGCCCTTGACATCCAGTTCGCAGACGCGGCCTGTGCTGAGCAGTCTCCGGGAGCCGTCTTAGACGATCTGGAAGAAGAGGTTTACGCCATCACCGTGCCCGACGCGAGTCCGCAGGAAGGCGACATGGTCGCCGGCGCCCGGCTGGGGCAGGACCTGGGACGCGGCTGGTTCGTGGCAGCCGACCCGGCGGGCGACGGGCCCGGTCTGCTCTATGTCCGCCCGGCGCCGGGCTGGGCGGACCTCGCACCGCACCGCCTGTTGCCCCGCTGGACCGCGCTTGATGGCGCCTACCTTGTGCCGGACACCGCTGGCGAGCCGGTCACGGGGCCGTTGCCGGCAGCCGAGGCGCTGCCGCTGTGGACAGAACTGGCCCGCCTGGTCTTCGCGCTGGAAAAGCAGGGCTACGCGCTGACCGACCTGGAGCCGGGCGGCCTGCTGCGGACCGCGGGGAGCGAGCTGCGGCTGCGCTTTCCACCGCGCGTCGCGCGCATCGGCGAGGAGATCGAGCCGCTGCTGCGCGAGGGCTACACGCCCCCCGAGGTGCAATCCGGCGGTCCCGCGCAGGCGGTCAGCGGGGTGTACCTGCTGGGCGCGGTGCTGTACTGCTGGCTGAGTGGTCAGCCGCTGCCTCCGGAGGGTGCCTCGGCGCTGACCCTGTCCGGCCTGCGCGCACCGGGGCTGCCGCAGCTGCTGCACCGGGCCCTGGCCCCGGCTGCCGAGCGGTTGACGCCCACCGCCCTCATGGACGCGCTGCGACAGCTGGGCCGGACCCCTGCCGCGAGCTACCGGGTCGCGGCGGCCACCACCGTGGGGTTGAACGTTGACCGGCCGCTCAATGAGGACGCTTTCGGCCATCACCTGCGCCAGATCGACGCCGAGGGCGCCCAGGTCACGTGTCTGCGTGCCTGCGTCGCCGACGGCATGGGCGGCATGGCCGCTGGCGAGGTTGCCAGCCGCGCTGCCGTGGAAGGCTTCCTGGCCTCGACGGCACCAGACATGGTCGGGTGGGTGTGGGAGGCCAACGCGGCGCTGCTGCAGGCCCTGAACGGGCAAGACGGCGGCTGCGCCTTCAGCGGGGTGCAGATCGAAGGGCAGTCGCTGCAACTCGGCCACGTCGGAGACACCCGCGCCTACCACGCCTCTGACGGTGAGGTGCGGCAGCTCACCCAGGACCACTCCTACGTCGCCGCGATGGTCGCCAACGGCATGATGACGCCGGAAGATGCGGCCAGCAGCCCGGAGCGCAACAAGGTCTTGCGGTCACTAGGCAGCGTGCGCCAACCGCAGGAGTACTACGTCCAGACGCTGGACGCGCCGTTGGCGCTGGTGCCGGGCGCCCGCGTGCTGCTCGTCAGCGACGGCGTGTGGGGGGAGGTGCCGGAGCAGGCCCTGCGCGACCTGCTGCTGACCGAGCCCGACACCCAGCAGGTGGTCGATGCCCTGATCGACCTGGCGCTGGATGCGGGCGCGCCCGACAACGCGACGGCCCTCCTGATCGAGCGGGTGCGCTGA
- a CDS encoding FHA domain-containing protein: MTLTCIVCGTINPHGTTYCDGCGVELSPTAAPSELAVPSEPAHSAGEDTTAPAALEGSGWDRPTDTSSGPEQPAPLAPSLTLTKPAQDDSPASDAAPTPIPVPDAASAPLLELPVPTGTARLGLKKFGAPTGEFIPLAGERLVVGRFDASSGPVDIDVSGITGAEHISRRHAELSHEGGRWFVRDLGSTNGVYLKRAGQGNFSPRLQEPTPLAHGDELAFGNLMLTFHQD; encoded by the coding sequence ATGACCCTCACCTGCATCGTCTGCGGCACCATCAACCCTCACGGCACCACCTATTGCGATGGATGCGGCGTCGAGCTGAGCCCGACCGCCGCCCCGTCAGAACTTGCCGTCCCGTCAGAACCTGCACATTCTGCGGGCGAGGACACCACGGCGCCCGCCGCGCTGGAAGGTTCCGGGTGGGATAGGCCCACCGACACCAGCAGCGGCCCGGAGCAGCCAGCCCCGCTGGCCCCCAGTCTGACGCTCACCAAGCCGGCCCAGGACGACTCGCCCGCTTCAGACGCCGCGCCCACGCCCATCCCGGTGCCTGACGCCGCGTCCGCGCCGCTGCTGGAATTGCCCGTGCCCACCGGCACTGCACGGCTGGGTCTGAAGAAATTCGGCGCCCCCACGGGTGAATTCATTCCGTTGGCGGGGGAGCGGCTGGTGGTTGGGCGCTTTGATGCGTCGAGCGGCCCGGTCGACATCGACGTGTCGGGGATCACGGGGGCCGAGCACATCTCGCGCCGGCACGCCGAGCTGTCGCATGAAGGGGGTCGCTGGTTCGTGCGTGATCTGGGGTCGACCAATGGCGTCTACCTCAAGCGGGCGGGCCAGGGCAACTTCTCACCGCGCCTGCAAGAACCCACGCCTCTGGCCCACGGCGACGAGCTGGCCTTTGGCAACCTGATGCTCACCTTCCACCAGGACTGA
- a CDS encoding serine/threonine-protein kinase, protein MVCTVCGDPVQGAETSCRTCGAPLSASVTLPAGATLNLGQYEVLKVLGQGGFGVTYQARDKRLGHQVAIKELFISGSSRRENTVFAPSTLGTQGFAETKMRFLEEARVLASFNHPGIVRVLNFFEDHGTAYLVMELLDGETLGALLASRGPQEAAAVGRVAASLAETLAEVHRAGLLHRDIKPDNIVLEKSGRVVLIDFGSVRAFAPGKTVSHTRLVTPGYAPLEQYGTAAKFGAYTDIYALGATLHHALTGVMPPPATDRALGTPLPPLPASTPPVLRRVVEAAMAVKVTDRPQSAAELLVLLRGGAPQPAPKPAPTPKPQPKPVPKPPAPPADPLADYLRARHLTEQQLRDLLYDGDLSPGTLPNPVRQALVGRRWLDSAGEVPGPLRRWETPTPKAAPAPVHRPALAALRWTGVVLGILGGVAAALVGEGGPSIALLGGVLGALGGYLLSNLVWWTLPALPAVAGVFAYLYGEDAALPPVYLVGLPLLAALISFGVLRAVRRL, encoded by the coding sequence GTGGTCTGTACCGTCTGTGGTGACCCGGTTCAGGGAGCAGAGACAAGCTGCCGGACCTGCGGCGCGCCACTCTCGGCCTCCGTCACGCTGCCGGCCGGCGCCACCCTCAATCTGGGACAGTACGAGGTGCTCAAGGTGCTGGGTCAGGGAGGCTTCGGCGTGACCTACCAGGCGCGCGACAAGCGCCTGGGGCATCAGGTGGCCATCAAGGAGCTGTTCATCAGTGGGTCAAGCCGCCGGGAAAATACGGTCTTCGCGCCGAGCACCCTGGGCACACAGGGCTTCGCCGAAACCAAGATGCGTTTCCTGGAAGAAGCCCGCGTGCTGGCGAGCTTCAACCATCCCGGCATCGTGCGGGTTCTCAACTTTTTCGAGGACCACGGCACGGCCTACCTCGTGATGGAGTTGCTGGACGGCGAGACCCTGGGAGCGCTTCTCGCGTCGCGGGGCCCACAGGAGGCGGCCGCTGTCGGGCGCGTCGCCGCGTCGCTGGCCGAGACCCTCGCGGAGGTGCACCGGGCCGGACTGCTGCACCGCGACATCAAGCCCGACAACATCGTTCTGGAGAAAAGCGGGCGGGTGGTGCTGATCGATTTCGGCTCGGTGCGCGCTTTTGCGCCGGGCAAGACCGTCAGCCACACCCGGCTGGTCACGCCCGGGTACGCGCCACTGGAGCAGTACGGCACGGCGGCCAAATTCGGGGCCTACACCGACATCTACGCGCTGGGCGCCACCCTGCACCACGCCCTGACCGGCGTGATGCCGCCGCCCGCGACCGACCGCGCGCTCGGCACACCGCTGCCCCCGTTGCCCGCATCCACGCCCCCGGTGCTGCGCCGGGTTGTCGAAGCGGCAATGGCCGTCAAGGTCACTGACCGTCCCCAGAGCGCGGCGGAGCTGCTGGTCCTGTTGCGCGGAGGGGCGCCCCAGCCGGCACCAAAGCCGGCACCGACCCCAAAGCCCCAGCCGAAGCCTGTCCCCAAACCTCCGGCACCGCCCGCAGATCCACTGGCCGACTACCTGCGCGCCAGGCACCTCACCGAGCAGCAGCTCCGCGACCTGCTGTATGACGGCGACCTCTCGCCAGGCACGCTCCCGAACCCGGTGCGTCAGGCGCTGGTGGGGCGCCGCTGGCTGGACAGCGCCGGGGAGGTGCCCGGACCGCTGCGCCGCTGGGAGACGCCGACTCCCAAAGCGGCCCCAGCCCCTGTTCACCGCCCCGCCCTCGCGGCGCTGCGCTGGACGGGCGTCGTGCTGGGCATCTTGGGAGGCGTTGCCGCTGCACTTGTGGGTGAGGGCGGCCCCTCTATCGCTCTGCTGGGCGGCGTCCTCGGAGCGCTGGGCGGATATTTGCTCAGCAACCTGGTGTGGTGGACGCTGCCGGCGCTGCCGGCGGTCGCTGGCGTGTTTGCCTATCTCTACGGCGAAGATGCGGCGCTGCCCCCGGTCTACCTCGTCGGGCTGCCCTTATTGGCCGCGCTCATCTCGTTCGGTGTGCTGCGGGCCGTTCGCCGTCTCTGA
- a CDS encoding vWA domain-containing protein, with translation MLTLRPQAAARQARPPLSVAFVVDTSGSMREVVTEPTEHTGRTAVVEGKTYEVVRGAKSKMDLVIESLRGLLASNLLRAEDRLALVKFDDTAEVLVPFTGTSERARLLAAAERLDWYSGGTHMGAGLRAGAVLLASETGNRRLVLLSDGQTFDEALVQEQIAELARLQVPVTTVGVGDEVNTSLLLQITDRTQGQPIDVVPDTQSPQPPAVRASDLPAALLGDLQHAASEVVTNVGLSVRTVKDVVLDRVTRVHPTQTEVDRDRTPLPLGNVEAGPGGTYILEFSLPARPPARMRLAQLGVTYEVPGANYRGEIPPLDVVVEFTRDESLAARIDPEVMQWVQQRNVEGLVAQATREAQTNPQQAQKTLELARTMTQRLGNGAMTLALDRALGELGSTKTISLGTAKTLKIGAKTQTIKVGGHDLPSDEDIRKMSGA, from the coding sequence ATGTTGACCCTGCGCCCGCAGGCCGCGGCGCGCCAGGCGCGCCCGCCCCTATCGGTCGCCTTTGTGGTGGACACCTCCGGCTCGATGCGCGAGGTCGTCACCGAACCCACCGAGCACACCGGCCGGACCGCCGTCGTCGAGGGCAAGACCTATGAGGTGGTGCGCGGCGCGAAGTCCAAGATGGATCTGGTGATCGAATCGTTGCGCGGCCTGCTCGCCTCGAATCTGCTGCGCGCCGAAGACCGCCTGGCACTGGTGAAGTTCGACGACACTGCCGAAGTTCTCGTGCCGTTCACCGGCACCTCGGAGCGGGCCCGGCTGCTCGCCGCCGCCGAGCGCCTGGACTGGTATTCCGGCGGCACCCACATGGGCGCGGGCCTGCGCGCCGGCGCAGTCCTGCTCGCCTCCGAGACGGGCAACCGGCGCCTGGTGCTGCTCAGCGACGGCCAGACCTTTGACGAGGCGCTGGTGCAGGAACAGATCGCTGAGCTTGCCCGGCTGCAGGTTCCGGTCACGACGGTAGGTGTCGGCGATGAGGTCAATACCAGTCTGCTGCTGCAGATCACCGACCGCACCCAGGGGCAGCCCATCGACGTGGTGCCGGACACGCAGAGCCCGCAACCGCCCGCCGTCCGCGCCTCTGACCTGCCCGCCGCGCTGCTGGGCGACCTGCAGCACGCCGCCAGTGAGGTGGTCACCAATGTCGGGCTGTCGGTGCGCACGGTCAAGGACGTGGTGCTCGACCGCGTGACCCGCGTGCACCCAACACAGACCGAGGTGGACCGGGACCGCACTCCCCTGCCGCTGGGCAACGTAGAGGCAGGACCCGGCGGCACCTACATTCTGGAGTTCAGCCTGCCCGCGCGTCCTCCGGCGCGCATGCGCCTCGCGCAGCTCGGCGTGACCTACGAGGTGCCGGGCGCGAACTACCGGGGCGAGATCCCACCGCTCGACGTGGTTGTGGAATTCACGCGGGATGAGAGTCTCGCCGCCCGCATCGACCCTGAAGTGATGCAGTGGGTGCAGCAGCGCAACGTCGAGGGTCTAGTTGCCCAGGCCACCCGCGAGGCGCAGACCAACCCGCAACAGGCGCAAAAGACTTTGGAACTCGCGCGCACCATGACCCAGCGCCTGGGCAACGGAGCGATGACCCTGGCCCTTGACCGCGCGCTGGGTGAACTCGGCAGCACCAAGACCATCAGCCTAGGAACGGCCAAGACGCTCAAGATTGGGGCCAAAACGCAGACCATCAAGGTGGGGGGCCATGACCTGCCCTCCGATGAAGACATCCGGAAGATGTCTGGAGCCTAG
- a CDS encoding DUF4007 family protein, whose translation MSPAFLPDVPTSKLGFAGHETFPFRYGWLTKGIRGAQRHAMFFSQPSALVNLGVGKNMVQSIRHWGIATGVLEDMGRGETAITMLGDRLLGHWDPYLEDAGSLWLLHWQLVNCPEKAAAWHYAFFRWTRQEFTRGELTDALTELAERQQARSKRSTIERDVDCLIRTYLPGKSSKKGVAEESFDCPLAELGLLRPLHDGERYAFVVGHKRTLPTLVFGAALLEFLERTRGERQTVALHDTLYGIGSPGQAFKLSENALVELIEAIQEETDGAIELDDTAGLKQIYLRRPLDPAALLARHYGAQA comes from the coding sequence GTGTCCCCTGCCTTTCTCCCCGATGTCCCCACCTCCAAGCTCGGCTTTGCCGGACATGAGACCTTTCCTTTCCGCTACGGCTGGCTGACCAAGGGCATCCGCGGCGCGCAGCGCCACGCCATGTTCTTCTCGCAGCCCTCGGCCCTGGTTAATCTGGGCGTCGGCAAGAACATGGTGCAGAGCATCCGGCACTGGGGCATCGCGACCGGCGTGCTGGAGGACATGGGCCGGGGCGAGACCGCCATCACCATGCTGGGGGATCGCCTGCTTGGCCACTGGGATCCATACCTGGAAGACGCGGGATCGTTGTGGTTGTTGCACTGGCAGCTGGTCAACTGCCCCGAAAAAGCCGCCGCCTGGCACTACGCTTTTTTCCGCTGGACCCGGCAGGAATTCACGCGCGGCGAACTCACCGACGCCTTGACCGAACTCGCCGAGCGGCAGCAGGCCCGCAGCAAGCGCTCGACCATCGAACGGGACGTCGACTGCCTGATCCGCACCTACCTGCCGGGCAAAAGCAGCAAAAAGGGCGTCGCTGAGGAATCGTTCGACTGTCCGCTGGCCGAACTCGGCCTGCTGCGGCCGCTGCACGACGGGGAACGGTACGCTTTTGTTGTCGGGCACAAGCGCACCCTCCCGACGCTCGTTTTTGGAGCGGCCCTGTTGGAATTTCTGGAGCGTACGCGGGGCGAGCGGCAGACGGTCGCGCTGCATGACACGCTGTACGGCATAGGCAGCCCAGGACAGGCATTCAAGCTCTCAGAAAACGCCCTGGTTGAGCTGATCGAGGCCATCCAGGAAGAGACGGATGGGGCCATCGAACTGGACGACACCGCGGGCCTGAAGCAGATCTATCTACGGCGGCCCCTGGACCCCGCCGCGCTGCTCGCGCGCCATTACGGAGCGCAGGCATGA
- a CDS encoding phosphoadenosine phosphosulfate reductase family protein, whose protein sequence is MTSSQSRSPRHILSLSGGKDSTALAIFMRDRIPEMEYVFCDTGEELPETYEYLDRLEAYLGKPIVRLNPDRPFSHYLDIYRGVLPDSRTRWCTRMLKIKPFEKYVGDQEAISYIAIRADEPHRKGYISTKPNLKAVYPFIDEGLIKRDVFKLLEESGLGIPEYYQWRSRSGCYFCFYQQRREWVGLLERHPELYEKAKTFEKFDTVTGQRFTWSATESLEELQVPERVEQIKESQLRIKEASSSNLIDLLDEEDEASCLVCHL, encoded by the coding sequence ATGACTTCATCACAGTCCCGCTCCCCGCGTCACATCCTTTCGCTTTCCGGCGGCAAGGACAGCACCGCGTTGGCCATTTTCATGCGCGACAGGATTCCAGAAATGGAGTATGTCTTTTGTGACACTGGTGAGGAGTTGCCAGAGACTTATGAATATCTCGACCGACTTGAGGCGTACCTGGGAAAGCCAATTGTGCGCCTCAACCCAGATAGGCCTTTTTCGCATTACTTGGATATCTACCGAGGGGTTTTGCCAGATAGTCGGACCCGATGGTGTACGAGAATGCTGAAGATCAAGCCTTTCGAGAAATATGTTGGTGATCAAGAGGCTATTAGTTATATAGCAATCCGAGCTGATGAGCCCCACCGCAAAGGATACATTTCCACTAAGCCCAATCTGAAAGCAGTCTATCCATTCATTGACGAGGGATTGATCAAAAGGGATGTCTTCAAGCTTCTAGAGGAAAGCGGACTGGGTATCCCGGAATATTACCAATGGCGTTCCCGGTCGGGCTGCTACTTCTGCTTTTATCAGCAGCGCAGAGAATGGGTAGGACTGCTAGAAAGGCACCCCGAACTTTACGAGAAGGCCAAGACCTTCGAGAAATTCGACACAGTGACAGGCCAGAGATTTACTTGGTCGGCAACTGAAAGCTTGGAAGAGCTACAAGTCCCAGAGCGCGTGGAACAAATTAAAGAATCCCAGCTGCGCATTAAGGAAGCCTCAAGCAGCAATTTGATCGACTTGCTAGATGAAGAAGATGAAGCTTCCTGCCTGGTCTGTCACCTCTGA
- a CDS encoding DUF4007 family protein, whose product MDFLVDKIIEESKRGSWGGRKKPHKLILWLAVLELLDQGHISGNKIYLDAQLKKSFLRIFQEFAVGDDLPQIGPPFFHLRSSNLWNHVIKPGQEEYYASITTSGGGTKRLEQSVEYAQLDDGIFQFLSSPSGRESLRGGIMDVLISEQRTVAVSSSTRSGLMFHESFPLNRPAIAAVLQSIGRGESEDALSSVLRDTTHLGNNYVKAMPRYASCCGLRQPGKNQLTPLGQHVLAHDASLSLPATQWLMHYHLSAPQGPGPRFWHDLTLKLPELGVTFGGNELTEEVGRSVQAEQGRDLAPRSLRTCATIYAGTYTKPEGLGALHLLEESGESYGLGDPESVPPGVLAYALALYWEGQFGSVQTRNLSDLSEPGGFGSLFFLSQFALNRALRGLATEGVLELWLQAPPHQVTRPPAPAALLDGIYAL is encoded by the coding sequence ATGGATTTCCTTGTTGACAAGATAATCGAGGAGTCGAAAAGGGGGAGCTGGGGAGGCCGCAAGAAGCCACATAAGCTCATTCTATGGCTGGCTGTCCTTGAGCTCCTCGATCAAGGGCATATCAGCGGGAACAAAATTTATCTTGACGCCCAGTTGAAGAAGTCATTTCTAAGAATTTTTCAGGAGTTTGCTGTTGGCGATGATTTGCCACAGATAGGACCTCCATTTTTTCACCTTCGGTCTTCTAATCTGTGGAACCACGTTATTAAACCAGGCCAAGAAGAGTATTACGCCTCGATTACCACCTCTGGAGGCGGAACCAAAAGACTGGAGCAGTCCGTTGAATATGCGCAGCTGGATGACGGAATATTTCAATTTCTTTCTAGCCCCAGCGGAAGGGAATCATTGCGAGGAGGTATTATGGATGTGCTGATCTCAGAGCAGAGGACTGTGGCGGTGTCGTCTAGCACAAGAAGTGGGCTGATGTTCCATGAAAGCTTCCCACTGAACAGGCCGGCCATCGCAGCGGTCCTGCAGTCTATCGGGCGAGGCGAAAGCGAAGATGCCCTCTCCTCAGTGCTGCGCGACACTACCCATCTTGGCAACAATTATGTCAAGGCCATGCCTCGCTACGCCTCCTGCTGTGGGCTACGACAGCCTGGAAAAAATCAACTCACCCCACTTGGACAACATGTGTTGGCGCACGACGCTTCCTTATCTCTGCCCGCAACCCAGTGGTTGATGCATTACCACCTCAGCGCCCCGCAGGGCCCAGGTCCACGCTTCTGGCATGACCTGACCCTGAAATTGCCTGAATTGGGTGTGACCTTCGGTGGGAATGAGTTGACCGAGGAAGTGGGCCGTAGTGTGCAAGCCGAGCAGGGACGAGACCTGGCCCCCCGCAGCTTGCGGACTTGCGCGACAATCTACGCAGGAACGTACACCAAGCCAGAGGGTCTAGGCGCGTTACATTTGCTGGAAGAGTCGGGAGAAAGCTATGGCTTGGGCGACCCTGAGTCGGTGCCCCCAGGCGTGCTTGCCTATGCCCTAGCCCTCTACTGGGAAGGGCAGTTCGGATCGGTGCAGACCCGCAACCTGAGCGACCTGTCCGAACCGGGCGGCTTTGGCAGCCTGTTCTTCCTGAGCCAGTTTGCCCTGAACCGTGCGCTGCGGGGCCTGGCCACAGAAGGCGTTCTTGAGCTGTGGTTGCAGGCCCCACCCCACCAGGTGACCCGGCCCCCTGCGCCAGCGGCGCTGCTGGACGGCATTTATGCCCTCTGA